In the genome of Populus nigra chromosome 9, ddPopNigr1.1, whole genome shotgun sequence, one region contains:
- the LOC133703908 gene encoding glucose-6-phosphate/phosphate translocator 1, chloroplastic-like encodes MICSIKQSTITPTINGSDTIFRRKNMSAIQRSLILPSLNANKSKPVLSMSKPLHVSKVESFALSRPQKRTLITCKAYEADRSEPIEASEVKSEAAKRVKIGIYFATWWALNVVFNIYNKKVLNAFPYPWLTSTLSLACGSLMMMISWATRIAEAPNTDFEFWKILFPVAVAHTIGHVAATVSMSKVAVSFTHIIKSGEPAFSVLVSRFLLGETFPPSVYMSLVPIIGGCALAAVTELNFNMIGFMGAMISNLAFVFRNIFSKRGMKGKSVSGMNYYACLSILSLFILTPFAIAVEGPQMWAAGWQTALSQIGPNFIWWLAAQSIFYHLYNQVSYMSLNEISPLTFSIGNTMKRISVIVSSIIIFHTPVQPINALGAAIAVLGTFLYSQAKQ; translated from the exons ATGATTTGCAGTATCAAGCAATCTACTATAACCCCAACAATCAACGGATCTGACACTATTTTTCGCAGAAAAAACATGTCGGCAATACAAAGATCTTTGATTCTGCCTTCACTCAATGCCAACAAGTCAAAACCAGTTCTTTCAATGTCAAAGCCTTTGCATGTGTCGAAGGTCGAGTCTTTTGCGTTGTCAAGGCCTCAAAAGAGGACCTTGATCACATGCAAGGCTTATGAGGCCGATCGATCAGAGCCAATTGAAGCATCTGAGGTGAAGTCAGAGGCTGCAAAAAGGGTTAAAATTGGGATTTATTTTGCTACTTGGTGGGCTTTGAATGTTGTTTTCAACATATACAACAAGAAGGTCTTGAATGCTTTTCCATATCCATGGTTGACCTCTACTCTTTCTCTTGCTTGCGGATCTCTTATGATGATGATCTCGTGGGCTACAAGGATTGCTGAGGCACCAAACACtgattttgagttttggaaGATTTTATTCCCT GTTGCGGTGGCACATACAATTGGACATGTAGCAGCAACGGTGAGCATGTCGAAGGTTGCAGTTTCCTTTACCCATATTATTAAGAGTGGTGAGCCTGCTTTCAGCGTACTGGTTTCAAGGTTCCTATTGGGTGAGACTTTCCCTCCATCAGTTTACATGTCCCTTGTTCCAATCATTGGTGGTTGTGCACTGGCTGCTGTTACTGAGCTCAACTTCAACATGATTG GTTTTATGGGGGCCATGATCTCCAACTTGGCTTTTGTTTTCCGCAACATATTTTCAAAGAGAGGCATGAAGGGGAAGTCTGTTAGTGGGATGAACTACTATGCTTGTCTCTCTATCTTGTCTCTCTTCATCCTCACACCCTTTGCTATCGCTGTGGAGGGACCACAGATGTGGGCTGCAGGTTGGCAAACAGCCCTATCCCAGATTGGACCAAATTTCATATG GTGGCTAGCAGCACAAAGTATATTCTATCATCTTTACAATCAAGTGTCTTACATGTCCCTGAATGAGATTTCTCCCTTGACCTTTAGCATTGGAAATACCATGAAGCGTATATCTGTCATAGTTTCATCCATTATCATTTTCCACACACCCGTCCAACCTATCAATGCTCTTGGCGCTGCCATTGCTGTCCTTGGAACCTTCTTGTATTCCCAG GCAAAGCAGTAA
- the LOC133703078 gene encoding FHA domain-containing protein DDL-like isoform X1 has translation MKAAEETLEAKQKKQSSFELSGKLAAETNRVRGITFLFTKPPYAKKPDIRWRLYVFKGGEALNGHFCDSCFWFLWQVEKEQPDGMLKNQVRPYMMDLGSTNKTFINDNPIEPQRYYELFEKDAIKFGCSCREYVQLHENSAKRCSLSGFSSMIF, from the exons ATGAAGGCTGCTGAGGAGACTTTGGAAGCCAAGCAAAAG AAACAATCTTCTTTTGAGCTATCTGGAAAACTCGCTGCTGAAACCAATAGAGTCAGAG GCATTACATTTCTGTTCACCAAGCCCCCATATGCTAAGAAACCTGATATAAGATGGAGACTTTATGTTTTTAAGGGTGGTGAGGCTCTGAATG GGCATTTTTGTGATTCTTGTTTCTGGTTTCTTTGGCAAGTAGAAAAGGAGCAGCCTGATGGtatgttaaaaaatcaagtaag GCCTTACATGATGGATCTTGGAAGCACCAATAAAACTTTCATTAAT GATAATCCCATTGAACCTCAACGCTATTATGAACTATTTGAAAAGGATGCAATCAAATTTGGTTGTAGCTG ccgTGAATATGTACAATTGCACGAGAACTCTGCAAAGAGATGTTCATTAAGTGGCTTCTCCAGTATGATTTTCTGA
- the LOC133702795 gene encoding uncharacterized protein LOC133702795, whose amino-acid sequence MFRMDADTLKSLALELETMYKLKPSRRMSVIEKVGMFLYTLAPGVSNKDVRERFQHSGETVPRNFKEVLRSVCLLAADFIRPVDPQFTTTPLEIEMNPRYMPYFEGSIISLIRDIQMNTVTWVHIEGRDIIFQNFIDEQPRSREELFNRVHSSLRCVIERTFRVWKKRWRILQTMLEFPYKSHVKIVVASMALHNYIRRKSGQDVAFNKFDSHPDFVPPDTFPDVVPQSQTTGHQSASRMDYIRDGIANSLMGQ is encoded by the exons ATGTTTCGCATGGATGCGGACACATTGAAGAGTTTGGCTTTAGAGTTGGAAACGATGTACAAGTTGAAACCGTCTAGAAGGATGAGTGTTATTGAGAAAGTAGGCATGTTTCTCTACACTTTAGCTCCAGGTGTTTCAAATAAGGACGTGCGGGAGCGTTTTCAGCATTCAGGTGAAACAGTTCCCAGAAATTTCAAAGAGGTTCTTCGTTCTGTGTGCTTGCTAGCAGCTGATTTCATCAGACCAGTAGATCCGCAATTCACAACAACACCATTGGAAATTGAAATGAATCCGAGATACATGCCCTATTTCGAG GGAAGTATTATCTCGTTGATTCGGGATATCCAAATGAATACGGTTACTTGGGTCCATATAGAGGGGAGAGATATCATCTTCCAGAATTTCATCGACGAACAACCGCGAAGTCGGGAGGAACTATTCAACCGAGTCCATTCATCATTACGATGTGTTATTGAACGTACATTTAGAGTTTGGAAGAAAAGATGGCGAATCTTGCAAACCATGCTTGAGTTTCCTTACAAATCACATGTTAAAATTGTTGTCGCATCAATGGCGTTGCACAACTATATTCGACGGAAGTCGGGCCAAGATGTTGCATTCAACAAGTTTGATAGCCATCCTGATTTCGTTCCTCCAGATACTTTTCCCGATGTCGTTCCACAATCACAAACAACTGGACACCAGAGTGCGTCGCGTATGGATTATATTCGTGATGGCATTGCAAATAGTTTGATGGGGCAATAA
- the LOC133703078 gene encoding FHA domain-containing protein DDL-like isoform X4 codes for MKAAEETLEAKQKKQSSFELSGKLAAETNRVRGITFLFTKPPYAKKPDIRWRLYVFKGGEALNGHFCDSCFWFLWQVEKEQPDGMLKNQVRPYMMDLGSTNKTFINDNPIEPQRYYELFEKDAIKFGCS; via the exons ATGAAGGCTGCTGAGGAGACTTTGGAAGCCAAGCAAAAG AAACAATCTTCTTTTGAGCTATCTGGAAAACTCGCTGCTGAAACCAATAGAGTCAGAG GCATTACATTTCTGTTCACCAAGCCCCCATATGCTAAGAAACCTGATATAAGATGGAGACTTTATGTTTTTAAGGGTGGTGAGGCTCTGAATG GGCATTTTTGTGATTCTTGTTTCTGGTTTCTTTGGCAAGTAGAAAAGGAGCAGCCTGATGGtatgttaaaaaatcaagtaag GCCTTACATGATGGATCTTGGAAGCACCAATAAAACTTTCATTAAT GATAATCCCATTGAACCTCAACGCTATTATGAACTATTTGAAAAGGATGCAATCAAATTTGGTTGTAGCTG A
- the LOC133703078 gene encoding FHA domain-containing protein DDL-like isoform X2: MKAAEETLEAKQKKQSSFELSGKLAAETNRVRGITFLFTKPPYAKKPDIRWRLYVFKGGEALNGHFCDSCFWFLWQVEKEQPDGMLKNQVRPYMMDLGSTNKTFINDNPIEPQRYYELFEKDAIKFGCSWSLIPINPGRFSPMQV; this comes from the exons ATGAAGGCTGCTGAGGAGACTTTGGAAGCCAAGCAAAAG AAACAATCTTCTTTTGAGCTATCTGGAAAACTCGCTGCTGAAACCAATAGAGTCAGAG GCATTACATTTCTGTTCACCAAGCCCCCATATGCTAAGAAACCTGATATAAGATGGAGACTTTATGTTTTTAAGGGTGGTGAGGCTCTGAATG GGCATTTTTGTGATTCTTGTTTCTGGTTTCTTTGGCAAGTAGAAAAGGAGCAGCCTGATGGtatgttaaaaaatcaagtaag GCCTTACATGATGGATCTTGGAAGCACCAATAAAACTTTCATTAAT GATAATCCCATTGAACCTCAACGCTATTATGAACTATTTGAAAAGGATGCAATCAAATTTGGTTGTAGCTG GTCTCTTATTCCAATTAATCCTGGCCGTTTTTCTCCTATGCAAGTATAA
- the LOC133703881 gene encoding tryptophan synthase beta chain 1-like: MAATASITTAAAATTKPQSSSSSLLKPYSSSQLPIKFSKFSTSRAPSRFAISCTLAREAVVKMEEVADSDPALWQRPDSFGRFGKYGGKYVPETLMYALTELESAFYSFKDDPEFKKEINGILKDYVGRENPLYFAERLTEHYKRPSGEGPHIYLKREDLNHTGAHKINNAVGQVLLAKRLGKQRIIAETGAGQHGVATATVCARFGLPCVVYMGAQDMERQALNVFRMRLLGAEVRGVHSGTATLKDATSEAIRDWVTNVETTHYILGSVAGPHPFPMMVREFHRVIGIETRKQALEKWGGKPDVLVACVGGGSNAMGLFDEFIKDKDVRLIGVEAAGLGIDSGKHAATLTKGEVGVLHGAMSYLLQDEDGQIIEPHSISAGLDYPGVGPEHSFLKDKGRAEYHSVTDQEALDAFKRLSRLEGIIPALETSHALAYLEKLCPTLPDGTKVVLNCSGRGDKDVQTAIKYLEV, translated from the exons ATGGCAGCCACCGCATCCATAACCACCGCAGCAGCAGCCACCACCAAACCTCagtcctcttcttcttctctcctcaAGCCCTACTCTTCTTCCCAATTACCCATTAAATTCTCCAAATTTTCAACGTCTCGCGCACCTTCAAGATTTGCAATTTCTTGCACTTTGGCCCGTGAGGCTGTGGTTAAAATGGAGGAAGTGGCGGATTCTGACCCGGCCCTATGGCAACGACCTGATTCTTTTGGTCGGTTTGGTAAATATGGCGGGAAATATGTACCTGAGACCCTTATGTATGCTCTCACTGAGCTTGAATCTGCTTTCTATTCCTTCAAGGATGATCCTGAATTTAAG AAAGAAATAAATGGAATTTTGAAAGATTATGTTGGAAGGGAAAATCCTCTTTATTTTGCTGAGCGGCTTACAGAGCATTATAAACGCCCTAGTGGTGAAGGGCCACATATTTATCTCAAGAGGGAAGATCTTAACCACACAGGTGCTCATAAGATTAACAATGCCGTTGGCCAAGTCTTACTTGCAAAGCGTTTGGGAAAACAGCGTATAATTGCTGAAACTGGAGCTGGTCAGCATGGAGTTGCAACTGCTACAGTCTGTGCGCGGTTTGGTTTGCCATGTGTTGTTTATATGGGCGCACAAGATATGGAAAGACAAGCACTAAATGTTTTCAGGATGCGTCTTCTTGGGGCTGAGGTGAGAGGAGTTCATTCTGGTACGGCAACATTGAAAGATGCTACATCAGAAGCTATACGAGATTGGGTGACTAATGTGGAGACAAcccattatattttgggatcTGTTGCTGGGCCACATCCCTTTCCCATGATGGTGCGAGAGTTCCATAGGGTTATTGGTatagaaacaagaaaacaagCATTGGAAAAATGGGGTGGGAAGCCAGATGTGCTGGTTGCATGTGTTGGTGGCGGTTCGAATGCAATGGGACTCTTTGATGAATTTATTAAGGACAAGGATGTGAGGTTGATCGGTGTGGAGGCTGCAGGTTTAGGCATAGATAGCGGCAAGCACGCTGCCACTCTGACCAAAGGAGAAGTAGGGGTGTTGCATGGAGCTATGAGCTATTTGTTACAAGATGAAGATGGACAAATAATTGAGCCTCATTCAATTAGTGCAGG GCTGGACTACCCTGGAGTTGGACCTGAGCACAGTTTCCTGAAAGATAAAGGACGTGCTGAATACCATAGTGTCACAGATCAAGAAGCATTGGACG CATTCAAGAGATTATCGCGATTAGAGGGCATAATTCCTGCTTTGGAGACATCACATGCTTTGGCTTATTTGGAGAAGCTCTGCCCCACTCTCCCAGATGGAACAAAGGTTGTTCTTAACTGCAGCGGCAGAGGGGATAAAGATGTTCAAACTGCCATCAAGTATTTGGAGGTTTAA